Genomic DNA from uncultured Desulfuromusa sp.:
CGCTCCCGATTTGAAGAGCAGAAGTCGCTGTTAGTTCACTCAGAATTGAAATTGATTCAGGCACAGGTCAATCCACATTTCCTGTTCAACGCGTTAAACACAATCATGGCGGTTGTCCGTAAAGATGCTGATCAAGCTCGTGAATTGCTGATGCAGTTATCGACATTTTTCCGCACCAATTTAAAGCGAAATAAAAATATCGTGACTTTGGAGGAAGAGCTGACGCATATCAACTCGTATCTGGAAATTGAAAAAGCCCGTTTTGGTAAGCGTTTGTCCGTTTATCAGGAGGTTGATCCTGCTCTGTCTAGCTTGCTGATACCGGTTTTTACCCTGCAGCCCTTAATTGAAAATGCAATTAAACACGGCGTTGCTCATTTGCTTGATCAAGGTGAGGTCTGGGTGAGAGCGTACCGGCAGGACGGCTCTGTTGTTATTGAAGTAGAGGACAACGCCGGAAATTACAAAAATCCTGTTGATACTGAGTCTCAGGGTTTGGGGATGCGGTTAGTTGATCAACGGATAAAAAACATTTATGGCAAGGAGTTTGGTTTAACGGTTGAATGCCAGCCGCATCAGAAGACTTTGGTCCAAATTAAATTCCCACTGGACAGGGAGATAGAAAATGATTCGTGCGTTAATCATTGATGATGAGCTGCATGCACGCGAAGAACTTGAGCATCTTGTCAGGGATACAGGGGCGTTTGACATTCTTGGTTGCTGTACTAATGCCATTGATGCTTTACGACGAATTCGCACGGAAAAGCCAGAATTATTATTCCTCGATATTGAAATGCCTGCGCTTAATGGCTTTGAATTGTTGGCAATGATTGAGGATGATTTAATGCCCCATGTCGTTTTTGTGACAGCATATAATGAACATGCTTTGAAAGCCTTTGAAGAGAAAACTCTCGATTATCTGCTGAAACCGGTTTCACCGGAGCGGCTTTTGAAAACGGTTGACAAGGTCAGAGAAACAATCCGTCGTGGTGACCCACCACGGTATCAGGCGGAACCTTTGCGTCACATTCCCTGTCAATTTTCAAACCGCGTCAAATTGATATCTCCGGCAGCTGTGGATTATGTTTTTTCAGATGTTACCGGAATTCATGTTGTGACCAGTGAAGGTCCATTTTTCACCGAGTTGACACTTCGGGTTCTGGAAGAACGAACAGCATTGCTGCGTTGTCAGAAGCAGTTTTTGGTTAACCCGGAGAATATTGATGAAATTAGATTGCTGGGCCACGGCCTGGCGGAGATTAAAACCCTGCTTGGTCACACCCTACCGGTCAGTCGCCGTTATTTACGCCAGTTAAAGGGGGCATTGAAGCTTTAACCCGTAGTAACGACCACTCAGTTGCTCTATGTGACCACTCACTGACTCCCTTCTTGAATTGTTTTATAACCTTGGTACAATTTTAAAATTGATGCTGGGAATTTTTGTTCCCTATTGACAAATGACTGTAACTTGGGGTGATATGCCATATGTAACTAAAAAGGTTATAATTGTTGGTCACCGTAATTTAGTCTATCTTTGAAGGAGGAAAAGTATGAAGAAAACACTGTTTCGTATGTCTGTTTGTTTCTTGGCTGTTTTTTCGCTGCTGATGGTTGGAACGTTTGCATCTCAGGCGGAGGCGGCACCAAAATATCGCTGGAAGTTGGCCCAGACATGGGGAACAGGCTTTCCGATCTTTGGTGATGCCGTCATAAAAATGGCTGACATGGTTAAGGAAATGTCGAATGGTGAAATGGAAATTCGCATTGATTCAGCCAACAAGCACAAAGCAGCTTTTGGTGTTCTTGACATGGTGAAATTAGGACAGTATGAGATGGGTCATTCTGCTTCTTACTATTGGAAAGGTAAGGATATTAATACCATGTTTTTCAGCACCATGCCTTTCGGTATGATTGCCCCGGAACAATTTGGATGGTTCTACTATGGTGGTGGCATGGAGTTGATGAAAGAGGTTTATAACAAGCATGGTGTTTACTCTTATCTTGGTGGTAATACCAGCAACCAGATGGGCGGGTGGTTCCAGAAAGAAATCAACAGCCTTGATGATTTAAAAGGTCTGAAAATGAGGGTCCCCGGTTTTGCTGGTGAGGTTCTTTCCAAGCTTGGTGTTGTTGTTACAAATATTCCCCCGGGAGAGCTTTATACCGCACTTGATCGCGGAACAATCGATGCGCTGGAATGGGTCGGACCTTCTCTTGATCTGAATATGGGGTTCCACAAGATTGCTCCGTATTACTATACCGGGTGGCATGAGCCTGCAACCGAACTGCAGTTTCTTGTGAATCAGAAAAAATTTGATGCCCTCCCAAAACACCTGCAAAAGATTTTAGAAGTGGCTATGGAATTAGCTGCCTATGACATGTATGCTCGCTCCTATAACGACAGTGCCATAAACATGGATACGATTGATACGGAGTATCCGAACGTTAAGGTTAAGACTTTTCCAAAAGAAGTTATTGCCGCAATGAAAGTTGCAAATAAGCAATTGTTGGATGAGTACGCTGCAAAAAATCCAGAGTTTAAGAAGATCTATGATGCACAAAAGGCTTATATGAAAAAAGCTCGTCGTTGGACAGAAATTTCTGACTATGCTTATTTGAAAGATAATCTTGAATAAAGTTATCTGATTGATCAAGGGCTCCCGGCAGTTTCCGCCGGGAGCTTTCTTTTTATTTCTCTTATCTGTCGGCAGGATTATTATGCTGTTAAAAGTTGAACGAATTCTGGACCGCTTTTCCGATATTATCGGCTGGATTTCAGCTGCCCTGATGCTGGTGATGTTGGTCAATGTATTTTACGATGCAATTTTGCGTTATTTTTTCCGTACGGGCTCTATTGCCATGCAGGAGCTTGAATGGCACATTTTTTCAGTCGTTTTTCTCTTCGGGATATCCTATGCCTTAAAAGAAGAAGGACATGTGCGG
This window encodes:
- a CDS encoding TRAP transporter substrate-binding protein, with translation MKKTLFRMSVCFLAVFSLLMVGTFASQAEAAPKYRWKLAQTWGTGFPIFGDAVIKMADMVKEMSNGEMEIRIDSANKHKAAFGVLDMVKLGQYEMGHSASYYWKGKDINTMFFSTMPFGMIAPEQFGWFYYGGGMELMKEVYNKHGVYSYLGGNTSNQMGGWFQKEINSLDDLKGLKMRVPGFAGEVLSKLGVVVTNIPPGELYTALDRGTIDALEWVGPSLDLNMGFHKIAPYYYTGWHEPATELQFLVNQKKFDALPKHLQKILEVAMELAAYDMYARSYNDSAINMDTIDTEYPNVKVKTFPKEVIAAMKVANKQLLDEYAAKNPEFKKIYDAQKAYMKKARRWTEISDYAYLKDNLE
- the btsR gene encoding two-component system response regulator BtsR codes for the protein MIRALIIDDELHAREELEHLVRDTGAFDILGCCTNAIDALRRIRTEKPELLFLDIEMPALNGFELLAMIEDDLMPHVVFVTAYNEHALKAFEEKTLDYLLKPVSPERLLKTVDKVRETIRRGDPPRYQAEPLRHIPCQFSNRVKLISPAAVDYVFSDVTGIHVVTSEGPFFTELTLRVLEERTALLRCQKQFLVNPENIDEIRLLGHGLAEIKTLLGHTLPVSRRYLRQLKGALKL